TTCTGCTTTCTTCCCTTCGCTGCTGAAACCTCAAAAACCCTAATGAGACTTCAACGGAAGAGAGGCGCTCAGCTGTAGCCCTAATTACACATTTCGGCGATTTAAAGCATCCCAACCACTGAAATGTCTGAATTGCCCCCAATGTACAGACACGGGCCGCCCATAGCTTGCCCCAGGTAGGCCTTCGGCCCGGACTGGCAATATATCTGTAAGCCCAAGCCCGGCTTTTAGTCCATCtatttaatatgaaatttggcaCATGCACATactgtttttgaaatttttatcatGAGCACAAAAAATGCTTTGGCAAAATGCTTTTGttttaataaagattttgagaatgtttaataaatcaatttaataatttagtaTAATTTGaggacttaatttaagtcattaaccACTCTTTTTAGTAGTTAATGTCTTTTTTTCTACTTATATTTATACCTTCATTTTTGGCCCATATTTTACCGTACACTTAATGACCAGAGTGTGGCTTCGGTATATTTCCAAGTTGGTTACAACTTACAAGGCATTTTCCTACATATAATTTTACTCTTTCAAAATGATGATGCCAAGAAAGAAAGCAAGGTCATACCAAACGAGGTCTAAAATTACGTTGAGAGCCAGAGTGTCGTTATTCCCAAATTACCCTTGCCCTTTTCTTCTCCAATTCAAATTCCCGGGAAAACAAAGGCGAGTAAAAAgcagaaacaaaaagaaaaaaaaaaaatcccaaaagaaCTGTTCTTCTGCATCGCTTATCTGTAAAAAACATTTTCTCGATCGATCCTGGTAGGTAGGTATCTCGTTGTGTTTCAATTTCATTATTCACATCTGTCTAAAATCATTATCTGTCCTTTAGAGGCTGAGATtgttgaagaaggaaaaaaaaaactgatttgGCCATTGTTTGGTTGGCATTTGTACAGACTCAAGAATTTTGACTTCGACTGGAATCTCCAATCAGATTGTAGGTTTTTGATGCTGGTgttcatatttttcatcattgcatcagctattttattttattttaggttatttatttatttttatttttgtgtgttTGTTGAATCGGTTAGCTGCAGTGGGATGAAGAAGTCACCATTGCCGGTGCAAAGTGTATCTGGTACTGAGAAGAAAGTATGTGGAAAGGAAGCTCTGGTCAAGCTCTTAAGATGGCATTTTGGGCATGCGGAATTCAGGGGAAGGCAGTTGGAGGCCATTGAAGCCATCTTATCGGGTATGCATCCATTgccattttatcattttttgttatttccttcaaaatcctGTTTGATTGATGGGAAGTCctaagaaaataagtgaaattttGTGTCAGACCGGTGTTGAATGGGCTGTTAGCAGTCAGAAAGAGTGTAGAGTTATGTTGGCGATCCTTtgtatggaatttttttaaacagtGATTTGGGTTCTGTTGATTAGTGCTAATTTTCTTGTGCAGGAAGAGATTGTTTTTGTCTCATGCCAACAGGAGGAGGAAAGTCAATGTGTTATCAGATTCCTGCACTGGCAAAACCAGGGATTGTGCTCGTGGTTTGTCCTTTAATAGGTGAATGGTATTTATGTTATGTAATTTTGACATCTTAGAGGAAGCTTAAGCCACCTAAGATTTTTCGTTTCAAATGCAAGGACACAGCTCTAATTGCTTTTGTTGGTTCTCCATTTTTTGCTCACAGCCTTGATGGTAAGTACGCTAACTCTCATTCTGTATAATCTTTTAGATATATTTCCCTTTGAGGTTTTTTGTGTTGAGTTTTGGTCTTTTTGATCTAACCAGGAAAACCAAGTGATGGCATTGAAGGAAAAAGGGATTGCTGCAGAATTCCTTTCCTCAACTCAGACCACAAAAGTTAGAGATAAGGTAAATTTTGAAACTAGGGTATATTATTTTTGTGCTTAACCCGCGATAGAATATGGCTGTGTTTCAAACCTTGGTATTTACTATGATAAAGTTTGCATAATCTCAAATGTTAAGTAACAAAACATTTGTCTCTGTCAAGCTCATTTTCCTGTAATATCATGGTCACTTTACTCCATTTTCATTGTTTATTTCGATTTCTAGTTCTTGTGAACAACTATGAATCCAAGTTTCAAAAGCAGTGACAGTTATGTTCCAATGTTTAGATCCATGAAGACCTTCAATCTGGAAAACCATCCTTAAGGCTACTGTATGTAACACCAGAATTGATTGCAACACCAGGGTTTATGTCAAGGTTGACAAAGATTCATGCTAGAGGGTTGCTGAATCTGATTGCCATAGATGAggtttgtaattataaatttatagtaGAAAAATAAGGTAATTGGATGGTTTCTGCAGGAATTGTTAGATCTTGGTACATGTAACCATTTTGGTTGAAATTTTCAGGCTCATTGCATTTCTTCATGGGGACATGACTTCAGGTTTGTCACTTGTTTCTAGCAGTGGGCAAAAACTGATTGTCTGTAAACAAATCTTCAATTCTGTAGAATAagtttactattatttttaagttgttttctgTACTTTGCTCTCAATCTAAAGATGTTTTCATAAGGTTCTTACTCTATTCTTaatcatctcaatctcaacaaaaGTTTTATAGTCATTGCTCATTCAATTTCTGGAAACTTCATAGTGGGGCTTGTGGATAAATAAAGTTTCTAATAGCTTCACTGTATGAATATGCAAATATGTTCAGGATTGTGTTTGCCTCTGACCTATTTATCTGTATATTGTGCTTCTGTCACAAAGAGTGGTTATTATTTGTATAAATTGAGAACTTGTTTTTACACTGTTTGCTGCATTGAATTTATGGCAGTATTGGTTCTTCCTGaagttttgtttttatagtatggtattcattttttatattttattttatgtttatttattgtAGGCCTAGCTACCGGAAACTTTCATCTTTGAGGAACCACCTCCCAGATGTACCAATATTGGCATTAACAGCCACAGCTGTTCCTAAGTGAGTCTGCAGTTTCACTTGCTTTTCCTAGATGCTGTGATAATTCTGTGGGATATATGTATATGCACACAATTATATATTGTAAAGAAGTTGGAATTTTATATGTGGAAAGAATGCATCTTTTTTGGGGTCccgaattttttaattatctgaGAGTTACTGCAGCTTTTTTTCCAGGAAAAGAGCAATAGCAATTCCCTGATTTTCCATTTGTTCTTCAGGGTTCAGAAGGATGTGATAGAGTCCTTGTGCTTGCAAAATCCTTTAGTCCTAAAATCATCATTCAATCGTCCTAATATATACTATGAAGGTGGGATGTTGCTAGGTTGATTTGATGCATCAATGTTATTCTGTGTAATTAAGTGGCATGACCCAGATTATTTAAACCTTGAGTGCCTACTTAATTCTTCTGTATGCATCTTTTCTAAACAATGTGTTCCTCTCAGtgcttcatttctttttctgtaAATTTTTGGGTAATGATCATGTGGATGGTGATATTTTAAATGCTCTGTACTAAATTTATACTCTCATCAAAGTGCAAGATGTTATGCCTCATTTTCCTGCatcttttagttttaatataGAAAGTTCCTCCCtagaattatgaaatttattttgagaaatggggttgaaattagtttatttttactAAACATCAATAGTTTTGAAGCCACTTTTGTAGGTTTTCAGGAATTATACATTTGAAAATTCTTATCACAAAAATTTCTTTACTTGCTAAAAAGTCTCTGCAACTTGACAAATAAATTTGCAAACAAATGATACCATAACAGTTGTAAACATGGGTTGTTGTAATGAGACCATCACCATGTTCTTCTCATCAAGTGGAATGAACCTGTGTATGAGAGGCAAAGCAACATACTTCTAGAAGTGCATTGAAAGAACCCACTTGCGGATCTACCAAACAGGCTGTAGGATAAATATGTGAAAGATTTCTAAGTCAAATAAGTAAAAGGATTACATTGAAAATCAATGAACTTCTGGTAGCATTCTGTTGGAATTGAACCTAGCTAAAATGACCGTGTTTTGGAGAAATTTCCTCATTTTGCTGAAAGGAAGCCACTTGACCCAGTAGGGAGAGGATGATTTTTCCCTTTTGTTAGGAATGTGTCAAAACTAAAAGATTAAGTTTTAGCTGTCAACTGTGTTTTACTTTTCTGTTTCTCATGGTGTACATTTTTTAATCTTCATTGGAGGATGACATTGGGTGCATACTGCATATCTAGATTCACAATTAACTACAAAAGGGTTCATGGGATATATGTTTTATTGGTTTCTCTGGAAGTCAGTATTGGCATGAGATGTAGTTACTTTGTCTTTGAACCTGACTAGATTTCTCTACAATTTTGCAGTTCGATACAAAGATCTGTTGGATGATGTCTATGCTGATCTATCTAAGCTACTCAAATCTTGTGGGAATGTTTGTGGAATTGTTTACTGCCTTGAGCGTACTACTTGTGATGAATTGTCTGCTCATCTATCAAAAAATGGCATCTCTTCTGCTGGTGATTCactgaaattttcttttacctGCTAAAACTTTTATTTGCGATGGATTCAAGtaaacatgttttcttgttCCGGTGCTTTTTGAAGCTTATCATGCAGGGCTAAACAATAAATTACGGAGTTCCGTCTTAGATGATTGGATTTCTTCTAAGATACAAGTTGTTGTGGCCACTGTGGCCTTCGGGTACGATATTCTCTAGGGTTTTATGTAAATAGAGCCTTTTCCTGTTCCGTTTTGTTGTAAAATACATGTTGTAAATTGTATCCGCTGAATTATTCTTCTGCAGTCTTGTTAGGATGCTATGTAGCTTATTAGTCTAAAACTTGATGATAATTCATTCACAATAGTGTGCAACTGATTCACTTCATTTTTTAGTGCATTTAACTAAATATAAGTGATTTTACAACCACCTAGATATGAGAATAATACTAAACTCGATTATTGATAATCAAAACTACTGGCTTCTTGTTTATTCTCCCCTGTTTTTGGTCTTCAACTAATAGTATACATCACTTGTTCAAACTGCTAAAGCACATAAGTCATTTAACATGCTTGATGTTGTTAGACAATAATACTTTCAATGCCAGTGATTTGATTTACTTATTTTGATAATGCAAACTCTCCAGTGGAGAACTGGCAATATATGCTTATTGTTATAGATTAATTTTCCCATTACCCCtaataatttattcataaaaaaaaaaaatgttatagatTAATTcatggggatttttttttatatttaatttctttcttttctttgcacTCTTTAATATCATCTTATCCATTGTTTTTCTGGCCTTCTGGTTCGAGCAATTCTGGTGCATGCACAGTTATTGAGCTACTGGTGTTCCTTCAGGATGGTATGCAACTAACTTTTATGAATTTCAACAAGTTTGGGATAGTTTATTATTTCAAGTTCTGGGGATGTTATTAAGCCATATGATATGTTAAATTAATGGCTGATGGATAAAAACTTTTAGGGCATAGACAGAAAGGATGTCAGAATCGTTTGCCACTTCAATATTCCAAAGTCAATGGAAGCATTCTATCAAGAGTCAGGTAGAGCTGGTCGAGATCAATTGCCCTCACGGAGTCTCTTGTACTATGGGATAGATGACCGCAAAAGAATGGTTGGATTACCATCTTCAACACCTACCTCTCCATTATCTTTTAACTTGCAACACCAATGTGTCACTAGAGTTTTGCTTAAggatatagaaaatatttggcAGGAATTTATTCTGAGCAATGCAGAGAGCAAGAAGTTGCAGTCCTCGAGTTCGCAGGATGGGATGTCAAAAAAGTCTCTTGCCGATTTCAGTCATGTAGATTTCAAATCCTTTATATGGTGCTTAATTGAACTTCCATTTCCACAGATGTTTTATCCATCCATGCTATACTAAATGCAGATGGTTGAATACTGTGAAGGATCTAGTTGccgaagaaaaaaaatccttgagAATTTTGGGGAACAGGTATTGGAATCTGTGGTCTGTATTTACATTTGTGTGCATTATTTCCTTATGGACACTCATATAAGCTGCTTGTTTATTGTCTTCCTAATTAGGTAGCTGCATCAATATGTAGAAAATCATGTGATGCCTGTAAACATCCAAATCTAGTTGCAAAGTATTTGGAGGAGTTTGCATCTGCCTGTGCTCTTCGCCAGAACAATGTATTCTCTCGAATTTTTATCAGCAGGTGATTTGTGTTTGTATCATGTCaacatttttttccatattgGAAAGGTTAtacattttggaaaatttaccTCGATAGGTGCATTGGCTTTTGTCATCTGCTAATTTTTTGTCCAGATATGTGGCATTAAAAGTGGATATATGTATGtgcatatataaataaatatgtgtatttgtgtgtgtgtgtatctGCATGTAGGGCCATAGAGTTATAAAATCTTTTGTCTTAGGATGACATTGTTTGATCTGAGAAATATCCAAACTCTGAACTAAATGTTTGGTGTATTTCCTCTACATACACTCATCTGTCATGGCACTTTAGTTGGTAACTACTGTCTCTGTTGTCAAACTATGAACTGACCAGTTTTTGGATTCAGCGAATTGCTTTGGGCTAAGAGGGTTATGTTCAAAAACACTTTGATGATTCATTCAT
Above is a window of Vitis vinifera cultivar Pinot Noir 40024 chromosome 11, ASM3070453v1 DNA encoding:
- the LOC100242171 gene encoding ATP-dependent DNA helicase Q-like 3, whose amino-acid sequence is MKKSPLPVQSVSGTEKKVCGKEALVKLLRWHFGHAEFRGRQLEAIEAILSGRDCFCLMPTGGGKSMCYQIPALAKPGIVLVVCPLIALMENQVMALKEKGIAAEFLSSTQTTKVRDKIHEDLQSGKPSLRLLYVTPELIATPGFMSRLTKIHARGLLNLIAIDEAHCISSWGHDFRPSYRKLSSLRNHLPDVPILALTATAVPKVQKDVIESLCLQNPLVLKSSFNRPNIYYEVRYKDLLDDVYADLSKLLKSCGNVCGIVYCLERTTCDELSAHLSKNGISSAAYHAGLNNKLRSSVLDDWISSKIQVVVATVAFGMGIDRKDVRIVCHFNIPKSMEAFYQESGRAGRDQLPSRSLLYYGIDDRKRMEFILSNAESKKLQSSSSQDGMSKKSLADFSHMVEYCEGSSCRRKKILENFGEQVAASICRKSCDACKHPNLVAKYLEEFASACALRQNNVFSRIFISSSSDLVDKEQLTEFWNRDDEVSGSEEDISDSDDGIEVGKSMARPKLPSKSGLSEKIELLQRAEENYYQNKFPDKQINKPDKNAISEALRETSKQRLLNALKQTQQRLGNLEINLETSAIFLENECYKKYGKTGKSFYYSQVASTVRWLSTANSTDLTNRLGTKTSSATDNIISKADSPIISSSDQGPTKISNAEHCSAKPQTSSCASPMQGASSQDKGLPPIPSLSDFVKSRTVKGHQANPLSKLRKQSPKRAERNLEKRSRLQ